A region of Toxorhynchites rutilus septentrionalis strain SRP chromosome 1, ASM2978413v1, whole genome shotgun sequence DNA encodes the following proteins:
- the LOC129771010 gene encoding TBC1 domain family member 5 isoform X1 yields MVDLAQSKIEDGYWGPSLSGVDKYELEWRNILTIANDITLYDLRHAAVRGDLRASPFRSICWAVFLGVLKRPSAEWSEQRKHLRNEYRTLKNRYVLNPHQNSDGGDDPLSQAKQSLWNQHFCDQELCAVINQDVVRTFPGVEFFRKSSIQKMMTNILFCYARMYPSMCYRQGMHEILAPLIFVIHSDQQTMAHIQELDPKVDPNLITVLDPSFLEEDSFAIFLKIMEQIASFYRITDLVPTATGHFPLVTPSTPTSPDSAYVARKRTEIEVVERLNYIKDRILIKEDLHLHNHLLKLDVPLAIFGIRWLRLLFGREFTLQDLLLLWDAIFGEGDDLGLINFVVVAMLIRIRDKLIYSDYTTCLTYLMRYPSNVDVSLVIRHALHMKSPKTYERPEGAMVYVSSPPVKKPIQQPVMRSRNIELEHLKYSTLPNMHRRQVTADHPLQGSDERIRTASLPRKSGSLRKLTANDLREKAMKAAVSAAAASNQGEIARDSDISDGYLEDDPELMKIELQEAYNVMSLSRAKLLQYLSVLRRHVHPPNPIGELQQSLEGIEEICSLLKPRYDTVFRVSVPIDAATEANEDHSHSKRSGTAPPAQRTQTPPTSLNLQRSYNYDLDCRRNSAANILQYEIPEDRYSGIVTKKLANRKEVEMHVFQQNFADRRRRIDDKELPIPDPLQAGRTDSD; encoded by the exons ATGGTAGACCTGGCTCAATCGAAGATAGAAGACGGGTATTGGGGACCCAGTTTATCGGGAGTAGACAAATACGA atTGGAATGGCGCAATATTCTCACTATCGCCAATGACATCACGCTCTACGACCTGCGGCATGCAGCTGTGCGCGGCGATCTCCGAGCTTCGCCTTTCCGCAGCATTTGTTGGGCTGTGTTCCTAGGCGTGCTTAAACGACCCTCAGCGGAATGGAGCGAACAACGGAAGCACTTGAGAAATGAGTATCGAACACTGAAGAACAGATACGTTTTGAATCCCCACCAAAACTCGGACGGTGGTGATGATCCGCTCTCGCAAGCTAAGCAGAGCCTGTGGAATCAGCACTTCTGTGACCAGGAGCTATGTGCGGTTATAAACCAGGACGTAGTTCGAACCTTTCCGGGAGTGGAATTTTTCCGAAAGTCTTCGATACAAAAAATGATGACGAATATTTTGTTCTGTTACGCGCGGATGTATCCTTCCATGTGTTACCGGCAAGGAATGCATGAAATTCTGGCCCCGTTGATTTTTGTAATTCACAGCGATCAACAGACCATGGCTCACATTCAGGAACTCGACCCAAAGGTTGA TCCCAATCTCATCACAGTGCTCGACCCATCCTTTCTAGAGGAAGACTCTTT CGCTATCTTTCTTAAAATAATGGAACAAATTGCGTCCTTCTATCGCATAACGGACTTGGTCCCAACGGCCACAGGGCATTTTCCGCTTGTAACTCCGTCAACTCCCACCAGCCCAGACAGCGCGTATGTCGCGAGGAAAAGAACGGAAATAGAAGTTGTCGAGCGACTGAACTACATAAAAGATAGAATCCTTATCAAGGAGGATCTCCACTTACACAATCACCTGCTAAAGCTTGATGTCCCACTGGCAATATTTGGTATTCGCTGGCTGCGGCTATTGTTCGGAAGAGAATTCACCTTGCAGGATCTGCTGCTGCTGTGGGACGCCATTTTCGGAGAAGGGGATGATCTGGGTTTGATCAATTTCGTTGTTGTAGCTATGTTGATAAGAATTCGTGATAAAT TGATTTACAGTGATTATACGACTTGTTTAACGTACTTAATGCGTTATCCATCAAACGTGGACGTTTCGCTCGTGATACGTCACGCTCTGCATATGAAATCACCAAAG ACCTACGAGCGCCCAGAGGGCGCAATGGTCTACGTGTCTTCTCCGCCGGTGAAAAAACCCATTCAGCAACCTGTGATGCGTTCGAGGAACATTGAACTGgagcatttaaaatattcaacTCTGCCAAACATGCATAGACGACAGGTAACGGCTGACCATCCTCTGCAGGGCAGCGATGAACGAATACGCACAGCTTCTCTGCCGAGAAAATCTGGATCACTACGGAAATTGACCGCGAATGATCTGCGGGAAAAGGCAATGAAAGCCGCAGTTAGTGCGGCAGCTGCGTCCAACCAGGGTGAGATTGCGCGGGACTCCGATATAAGCGACGGATATTTGGAAGAT GATCCTGAACTGATGAAAATCGAGCTCCAAGAAGCATACAATGTCATGTCACTCAGCCGAGCGAAGCTGCTACAGTACCTGAGTGTACTACGGCGCCATGTGCATCCTCCCAATCCCATAGGCGAACTGCAACAGTCCCTTGAAGGAATCGAGGAGATATGTTCGCTGCTGAAGCCACGGTACGATACGGTCTTCCGCGTATCGGTTCCAATCGACGCCGCAACGGAAGCCAACGAAGATCATTCCCATTCGAAGCGCTCCGGTACGGCACCGCCAGCTCAACGAACGCAAACACCTCCAACGAGCCTTAATCTGCAACGATCTTACAATTACGACCTAGACTGCAGACGAAACAGTGCTGCCAATATATTGCAATACGAAATTCCGGAAGATAGGTACAGCGGGATAGTAACGAAAAAACTGGCGAACCGAAAGGAGGTCGAGATGCACGTTTTTCAGCAGAATTTTGCCGATCGACGTCGTCGGATAGATGACAAAGAGTTGCCTATCCCGGATCCACTGCAGGCAGGACGGACGGACTCAGACTAG
- the LOC129771010 gene encoding TBC1 domain family member 5 isoform X2, protein MVDLAQSKIEDGYWGPSLSGVDKYELEWRNILTIANDITLYDLRHAAVRGDLRASPFRSICWAVFLGVLKRPSAEWSEQRKHLRNEYRTLKNRYVLNPHQNSDGGDDPLSQAKQSLWNQHFCDQELCAVINQDVVRTFPGVEFFRKSSIQKMMTNILFCYARMYPSMCYRQGMHEILAPLIFVIHSDQQTMAHIQELDPKVDPNLITVLDPSFLEEDSFAIFLKIMEQIASFYRITDLVPTATGHFPLVTPSTPTSPDSAYVARKRTEIEVVERLNYIKDRILIKEDLHLHNHLLKLDVPLAIFGIRWLRLLFGREFTLQDLLLLWDAIFGEGDDLGLINFVVVAMLIRIRDKLIYSDYTTCLTYLMRYPSNVDVSLVIRHALHMKSPKQPVMRSRNIELEHLKYSTLPNMHRRQVTADHPLQGSDERIRTASLPRKSGSLRKLTANDLREKAMKAAVSAAAASNQGEIARDSDISDGYLEDDPELMKIELQEAYNVMSLSRAKLLQYLSVLRRHVHPPNPIGELQQSLEGIEEICSLLKPRYDTVFRVSVPIDAATEANEDHSHSKRSGTAPPAQRTQTPPTSLNLQRSYNYDLDCRRNSAANILQYEIPEDRYSGIVTKKLANRKEVEMHVFQQNFADRRRRIDDKELPIPDPLQAGRTDSD, encoded by the exons ATGGTAGACCTGGCTCAATCGAAGATAGAAGACGGGTATTGGGGACCCAGTTTATCGGGAGTAGACAAATACGA atTGGAATGGCGCAATATTCTCACTATCGCCAATGACATCACGCTCTACGACCTGCGGCATGCAGCTGTGCGCGGCGATCTCCGAGCTTCGCCTTTCCGCAGCATTTGTTGGGCTGTGTTCCTAGGCGTGCTTAAACGACCCTCAGCGGAATGGAGCGAACAACGGAAGCACTTGAGAAATGAGTATCGAACACTGAAGAACAGATACGTTTTGAATCCCCACCAAAACTCGGACGGTGGTGATGATCCGCTCTCGCAAGCTAAGCAGAGCCTGTGGAATCAGCACTTCTGTGACCAGGAGCTATGTGCGGTTATAAACCAGGACGTAGTTCGAACCTTTCCGGGAGTGGAATTTTTCCGAAAGTCTTCGATACAAAAAATGATGACGAATATTTTGTTCTGTTACGCGCGGATGTATCCTTCCATGTGTTACCGGCAAGGAATGCATGAAATTCTGGCCCCGTTGATTTTTGTAATTCACAGCGATCAACAGACCATGGCTCACATTCAGGAACTCGACCCAAAGGTTGA TCCCAATCTCATCACAGTGCTCGACCCATCCTTTCTAGAGGAAGACTCTTT CGCTATCTTTCTTAAAATAATGGAACAAATTGCGTCCTTCTATCGCATAACGGACTTGGTCCCAACGGCCACAGGGCATTTTCCGCTTGTAACTCCGTCAACTCCCACCAGCCCAGACAGCGCGTATGTCGCGAGGAAAAGAACGGAAATAGAAGTTGTCGAGCGACTGAACTACATAAAAGATAGAATCCTTATCAAGGAGGATCTCCACTTACACAATCACCTGCTAAAGCTTGATGTCCCACTGGCAATATTTGGTATTCGCTGGCTGCGGCTATTGTTCGGAAGAGAATTCACCTTGCAGGATCTGCTGCTGCTGTGGGACGCCATTTTCGGAGAAGGGGATGATCTGGGTTTGATCAATTTCGTTGTTGTAGCTATGTTGATAAGAATTCGTGATAAAT TGATTTACAGTGATTATACGACTTGTTTAACGTACTTAATGCGTTATCCATCAAACGTGGACGTTTCGCTCGTGATACGTCACGCTCTGCATATGAAATCACCAAAG CAACCTGTGATGCGTTCGAGGAACATTGAACTGgagcatttaaaatattcaacTCTGCCAAACATGCATAGACGACAGGTAACGGCTGACCATCCTCTGCAGGGCAGCGATGAACGAATACGCACAGCTTCTCTGCCGAGAAAATCTGGATCACTACGGAAATTGACCGCGAATGATCTGCGGGAAAAGGCAATGAAAGCCGCAGTTAGTGCGGCAGCTGCGTCCAACCAGGGTGAGATTGCGCGGGACTCCGATATAAGCGACGGATATTTGGAAGAT GATCCTGAACTGATGAAAATCGAGCTCCAAGAAGCATACAATGTCATGTCACTCAGCCGAGCGAAGCTGCTACAGTACCTGAGTGTACTACGGCGCCATGTGCATCCTCCCAATCCCATAGGCGAACTGCAACAGTCCCTTGAAGGAATCGAGGAGATATGTTCGCTGCTGAAGCCACGGTACGATACGGTCTTCCGCGTATCGGTTCCAATCGACGCCGCAACGGAAGCCAACGAAGATCATTCCCATTCGAAGCGCTCCGGTACGGCACCGCCAGCTCAACGAACGCAAACACCTCCAACGAGCCTTAATCTGCAACGATCTTACAATTACGACCTAGACTGCAGACGAAACAGTGCTGCCAATATATTGCAATACGAAATTCCGGAAGATAGGTACAGCGGGATAGTAACGAAAAAACTGGCGAACCGAAAGGAGGTCGAGATGCACGTTTTTCAGCAGAATTTTGCCGATCGACGTCGTCGGATAGATGACAAAGAGTTGCCTATCCCGGATCCACTGCAGGCAGGACGGACGGACTCAGACTAG
- the LOC129770973 gene encoding calcium permeable stress-gated cation channel 1 produces the protein MESNETVSTYYYVPSKDVCLVLNKTKIILNLYEGIPETLLLNVIAWVILILLFTLLRQQAWDYGRLALVNSHGENKRWTQLFYAHGNVNGLVGVETSDTAINIDRGFFSWILATWRLTREQILAHSGPDAVHYLSFQRHLMVLMAIITFISITIILPINFSGTLSGDKHSFGHTTISNLDPDSASMWAHVIFAIAYVPMVVLIMRRASGRNAFKTAPTRTLMATNVQLDCDKQTIQTYMQELFPDVVVCDVQLAYNISSLIKAAAEYERIVDARIYCEVHRTRDREPVKAKLSCFSCQKVDALEYYKQEETKLAGQVSRLRASALNEPLGIAFITLNSAQEAQHVILHFKPGTYREWNLTYAPAPSDIFWENLNIDNAQWYCKWITVNLVLFLFLFFLSTPVIIVNQLDTFALTKNTTSQISKLSPLVSEFLPTLLLWSLSALMPVIVAYSDTWLSHWTRSIQNYVIMTKTFGYLLFMILILPSLGLTSAEAFLQWTIHANETYRWECIFLPDKGAFFVNYIITAAFIGTALELIRFPDLICYMWKLATAKSRAETPYIRKTILITFPFGIHYAWMVMVFTMSTVYSLACPLIMPFAMVYICFKHFVDKHNLYFAFAPSNMISQGSGGKIHSTAVTMTKFSVVLLLFIMAALSWVRAGGLEMRAMILILALCLTLVMFTFMSPIKRCTTKPLSIVEAEGPAPIYVADVLINRRMVSDSPSHLSYGSDTTMDIAMNDAGRSVTA, from the exons ATGGAGAGCAACGAAACGGTCAGCACGTACTATTACGTACCGTCAAAGGACGTCTGCTTGGTGCTGAACAAAACCAAAATCATCCTGAATCTGTACGAGGGAATCCCGGAGACGCTGCTGTTGAATGTGATCGCGTGGGTAATTCTGATCCTACTGTTCACGCTGCTCCGCCAGCAGGCGTGGGATTACGGGCGGCTGGCGCTGGTCAACAGTCACGGCGAGAATAAACGATGGACGCAGCTGTTCTACGCCCATGGGAACGTGAACGGGCTGGTAGGGGTTGAAACGAGCGACACCGCCATCAACATCGATCGAGGATTTTTCTCGTGGATTCTGGCCACTTGGAGGCTTACGAGGGAGCAAATCTTGGCGCACAGTGGCCCGGATGCGGTACACTATTTGTCCTTCCAGCGGCATTTGATGGTGCTGATGGCGATCATAACGTTCATCTCGATCACCATCATTCTGCCGATCAATTTCTCCGGCACGCTGAGTGGTGATAAACATTCCTTCGGGCATACAACAATATCCAATTTGGACCCCGATTCAGCCTCGATGTGGGCTCATGTCATCTTCGCCATTGCCTACGTTCCGATGGTGGTTTTGATCATGCGAAGGGCATCCGGTAGAAACGCGTTCAAGACAGCTCCAACCCGAACCCTTATGGCGACTAATGTCCAGCTAGATTGCGATAAGCAAACTATACAGACGTATATGCAGGAACTGTTTCCGGACGTGGTAGTTTGTGACGTTCAGCTAGCGTACAATATCAGCAGTTTGATTAAGGCAGCCGCCGAGTATGAGCGAATCGTGGATGCGAGAATTTACTGCGAGGTCCATCGAACACGTGATCGGGAACCCGTCAAGGCGAAACTCTCATGCTTCTCGTGTCAGAAGGTAGACGCATTGGAATACTACAAACAGGAAGAGACAAAATTGGCAG GTCAAGTTTCCCGCTTACGTGCGTCAGCTTTGAACGAACCTCTTGGGATCGCCTTTATCACTCTGAACTCGGCTCAGGAGGCCCAGCATGTTATCCTTCATTTTAAACCGGGCACCTACCGGGAATGGAATCTTACATACGCACCCGCACCGTCGGATATTTTCTGGGAAAACCTCAACATTGATAACGCCCAATGGTACTGTAAATGGATCACGGTAAATTTGGTCCTTTTCCTGTTTCTATTTTTCCTGTCCACCCCGGTGATTATCGTCAACCAGTTGGATACGTTTGCATTGACCAAAAACACGACATCACAGATCAGTAAGTTGAGTCCGCTCGTCTCAGAGTTCCTTCCAACGTTGCTGCTGTGGTCCCTATCGGCACTAATGCCGGTAATTGTGGCATATTCGGACACCTGGCTTTCCCACTGGACACGATCGATCCAGAACTATGTGATCATGACGAAAACGTTCGGATATCTACTTTTCATGATCCTCATATTGCCATCGCTTGGACTGACCAGTGCGGAAGCGTTCCTGCAGTGGACCATACACGCGAACGAAACCTACCGCTGGGAGTGTATATTTTTGCCGGACAAGGGTGCATTTTTCGTGAACTACATCATAACGGCGGCTTTCATTGGTACGGCCCTGGAGTTAATAAGATTCCCGGATTTAATCTGCTACATGTGGAAGCTCGCAACGGCAAAATCTCGCGCCGAAACGCCCTACATCAGGAAAACGATTCTGATCACCTTCCCGTTCGGTATTCACTATGCCTGGATGGTGATGGTCTTCACGATGAGCACCGTCTACAGTCTCGCTTGTCCGCTGATTATGCCATTCGCTATGGTTTACATTTGCTTCAAACACTTCGTCGACAAACACAATCTGTACTTCGCGTTTGCCCCTTCGAACATGATCAGCCAGGGCAGCGGGGGCAAGATTCACAGCACGGCAGTCACGATGACAAAGTTTTCCGTGGTGTTGCTGCTTTTCATAATGGCTGCCCTCTCCTGGGTGCGGGCCGGAGGACTGGAAATGCGTGCAATGATTCTGATTCTGGCTCTGTGTCTAACATTGGTGATGTTTACGTTTATGTCCCCGATCAAGAGATGTACGACGAAACCGCTGAGCATCGTGGAAGCGGAAGGTCCGGCGCCCATCTATGTAGCGGATGTGCTCATCAATCGAAGGATGGTGTCCGACAGTCCGTCGCATCTGAGCTACGGCTCGGATACCACTATGGATATAGCGATGAATGATGCCGGCAGGAGTGTGACGGCGTGA